A single region of the Paludibacter jiangxiensis genome encodes:
- a CDS encoding GNAT family N-acetyltransferase — protein MEHTIIHNEQKSRFELSLEGHLAHIDYVRGDGTLDLHHTLVPKPLEGRGIGSLLTRFALDYATENDLKVIPTCPFVKVFIDRHPIYQPLTDLSNED, from the coding sequence ATGGAACACACTATTATTCACAACGAACAAAAGAGCCGATTCGAACTTTCGCTCGAAGGTCATCTGGCTCACATCGACTATGTACGCGGTGACGGCACTTTGGATCTGCATCATACGCTGGTTCCGAAGCCGTTGGAAGGAAGGGGCATAGGTTCGCTACTAACCCGTTTTGCACTCGATTACGCAACGGAAAACGATTTGAAGGTGATACCGACCTGTCCGTTCGTAAAAGTATTTATCGACCGGCATCCCATCTATCAACCGCTAACCGATTTATCAAACGAAGACTAA
- the tsaD gene encoding tRNA (adenosine(37)-N6)-threonylcarbamoyltransferase complex transferase subunit TsaD, which yields MDITILGIESSCDDTSAAVIQNGVMLSNVTANQDVHKAYGGVVPELASRAHQQNIIPVVDAALNRAGIKREDLSAVAFTRGPGLMGSLLVGTSFAKGFSQSLNIPLVDVNHLQGHVLAHFIQEKDTPFNPPKFPFLCLLVSGGNSQIVLVKSHFEMEVIGQTIDDAAGEAFDKCAKVMGLPYPGGPVIDRLAKEGDPKAFTLNKPSIEGYNYSFSGLKTSFLYMIRDELKKNPNFLEERKNDLCAVLQSTVVDILMQKLRKAAKELRINEVAVAGGVSANSALRNAFVEHGEKYGWNVYIPKFSFTTDNAAMIAITGYYKFQKGEYCDIALPPFAKAVIG from the coding sequence ATGGATATCACAATTTTAGGTATAGAGTCTTCCTGCGACGACACTTCTGCCGCAGTTATTCAAAATGGCGTTATGTTGTCGAACGTAACAGCCAATCAGGATGTGCACAAAGCTTACGGTGGCGTAGTGCCCGAACTGGCGTCGCGTGCACACCAGCAAAACATCATTCCTGTGGTAGATGCCGCATTGAACCGTGCCGGTATCAAACGTGAAGACCTGAGCGCTGTGGCCTTTACCCGTGGCCCGGGCCTGATGGGTTCGCTGTTAGTCGGCACTTCGTTTGCCAAAGGATTCTCGCAGTCGCTGAATATTCCGTTGGTGGATGTTAACCACTTGCAGGGACACGTGCTGGCTCATTTTATCCAGGAGAAAGATACGCCTTTCAATCCCCCAAAATTTCCTTTCCTTTGCTTGCTTGTTTCGGGCGGCAATTCGCAAATAGTACTGGTTAAATCGCACTTCGAGATGGAAGTGATCGGGCAAACCATCGACGACGCGGCCGGTGAAGCATTCGACAAGTGCGCCAAAGTGATGGGGCTTCCTTACCCCGGCGGTCCGGTAATTGACCGCCTGGCAAAAGAGGGCGATCCGAAAGCATTCACGCTCAACAAACCGTCGATAGAGGGTTACAACTACAGTTTCAGCGGATTGAAAACTTCGTTTTTGTACATGATTCGTGACGAGCTGAAGAAAAATCCGAATTTCCTCGAAGAACGCAAAAATGACTTGTGTGCCGTGCTGCAAAGTACTGTGGTGGATATTTTGATGCAGAAACTACGCAAAGCAGCCAAAGAATTACGAATCAATGAAGTGGCTGTAGCCGGAGGAGTTTCGGCCAACTCGGCACTGCGCAACGCTTTTGTGGAACATGGTGAAAAATACGGTTGGAATGTCTATATCCCGAAGTTCTCTTTCACCACCGACAACGCTGCAATGATTGCCATTACCGGTTATTACAAGTTCCAGAAAGGTGAATATTGCGACATCGCTCTTCCTCCTTTTGCAAAAGCAGTGATCGGATAA
- a CDS encoding 1-acyl-sn-glycerol-3-phosphate acyltransferase translates to MENHPEQFDDICPLHSNQVPEAVKSLLSEPNFVGVLQYLFPQIPLEKVIALFQSVQTVDDFQRKIDYPFLKQLEAKTSKGIDLEGAEKLDRSINHLFISNHRDIVLDSAFLCVELIDAGFDTVEIAIGDNLLIYPWIETLVRLNKSFVVRRGVSGRGQLQASQHLSHYMRYALSDKHQSIWLAQREGRAKDGNDRTQESLLKMLNMSGEGSITDNLSSLNICPLTISYEYDPCDYLKAKEFQQKRDNPEYKKSPADDLLNMQTGIMGYKGKIVYRLAGNIADRIKAMPALPRGEQFAAVAQLIDSLIHSNYEIYDNNRIAYDQLNPDKKTGGYTPEAEAAFLKYIDERIAKIDLPDKDEHFLRFKLFEMYANPLVNQLEALQKK, encoded by the coding sequence ATGGAAAATCATCCTGAACAGTTTGACGACATTTGCCCGCTGCACAGCAACCAGGTGCCCGAAGCGGTAAAAAGTTTACTTTCAGAACCCAACTTTGTAGGAGTTTTACAATATCTGTTCCCCCAGATTCCGCTCGAAAAGGTTATTGCGCTTTTTCAAAGCGTCCAAACCGTAGACGATTTTCAGCGTAAGATCGACTATCCGTTTCTGAAGCAACTCGAAGCGAAGACAAGCAAAGGAATCGATCTGGAAGGAGCCGAAAAACTGGACAGATCGATCAATCATCTCTTTATCTCGAACCACCGGGATATCGTGCTCGACTCAGCTTTTCTGTGTGTTGAACTGATCGATGCCGGCTTCGATACCGTCGAAATTGCCATCGGCGACAACCTGTTGATTTATCCCTGGATTGAAACGTTGGTACGCCTGAACAAGAGTTTTGTGGTGCGTCGCGGCGTAAGCGGACGCGGACAATTGCAGGCCTCGCAGCATTTGTCGCACTACATGCGTTATGCCCTGAGTGATAAGCATCAGTCCATCTGGCTGGCACAACGCGAAGGACGCGCCAAAGACGGAAACGACCGCACACAGGAGAGCCTTTTGAAAATGCTCAACATGTCGGGCGAAGGTTCTATTACCGACAACCTGAGCAGCCTCAATATCTGCCCGCTGACCATCTCGTACGAATACGATCCGTGCGACTACCTGAAAGCGAAAGAATTTCAACAAAAACGGGATAACCCCGAATATAAGAAAAGCCCCGCCGACGACCTGCTCAACATGCAGACCGGCATTATGGGCTACAAGGGTAAAATCGTCTATCGTCTTGCCGGAAACATTGCCGACCGCATCAAAGCCATGCCGGCTCTACCCCGCGGCGAACAGTTTGCTGCTGTTGCACAACTCATCGACAGCCTTATCCACAGCAATTACGAGATTTACGACAACAACCGGATTGCCTACGACCAGCTCAATCCTGACAAAAAAACAGGCGGTTATACGCCGGAAGCCGAAGCTGCATTCCTGAAATATATCGACGAACGTATCGCTAAAATTGATCTGCCCGACAAAGACGAGCATTTTTTGCGATTCAAACTGTTCGAAATGTATGCCAATCCACTTGTAAATCAGCTGGAAGCATTGCAAAAGAAATAA
- a CDS encoding DUF4884 domain-containing protein: MKRTIILSLLAILLLGGYSCSVQNPLASTKADNNKSYEVEYLFEHDGCKVYRFMDKGHYVYFTNCKGDVTSIENDSTRVRVMNAKSISK, translated from the coding sequence ATGAAACGAACAATTATATTGTCCCTGTTAGCCATCCTTTTGCTCGGTGGCTATTCTTGCTCCGTGCAAAACCCACTGGCATCTACCAAAGCCGATAATAACAAATCGTACGAAGTAGAGTATTTGTTTGAGCACGATGGTTGCAAAGTGTACCGCTTTATGGATAAAGGTCATTATGTCTATTTTACCAACTGCAAGGGCGATGTCACCAGCATAGAAAATGATTCTACCCGTGTACGCGTAATGAACGCAAAATCCATTTCGAAGTAA